The window CATGAATATGAAATCCAGAAGCCTCTTTTCCCTTCCTCTACTCGACTGCTCCCATAACAACTCAAACCCACAAATCATGAACTcaaatagaggggaaagaagcatctttatattttttttcagtcGATTCCgttaaagaaaattaaaacattaaaCATGGAAAGAGAAAATGGGAAGAACATATTTAGCTTTTGTAGCATGGACTGAACAATGGGAAAGACAAGAAACAGAGGAGCCAAAAGAGAACAAAGATGGAGATTGAAACCCATTTTTGTTaggatttgggtttggattttttggaaatactgggttgggtttgggtatGCAAATTGCGAGATCAACGATGCCATGTTCCGCAACGTCCTTCGAGCTGTGATTCCCAACGCTCCCAATCTCCAACACATATGCCTGCAAACATGCGCCAAGTACTACCTGGGCTCCTTTGAAGATTTGATTTCAGGCACTGCTCATCCTCACGATCCTCCCTTCGACGACGATCTCCCTCGTCTGCCTACCCCCAATTTCTACTATACTTTAGAGGATATTCTATTAGAAGAGGTCGAGAAAAAGGACAGCTTTACATGGTTTGTCCTTCGCCCTAGTTGCATCTTTGGCTTCTCAGCTTTCAGCTTGATGAACATCATCGGAACTCTCTGCGTCAATGCCGCTATCTGTAAACACGAGGGTAAGCCTCTCAGGTTTCCTGGGACTCAATCTACTTGGGATCTTTACTCTGAGGCTTCCGATGCCGATCTGATCGCTGAACATCACAAAAGGGAGCGATGGAGAGGCATCGTCGGCAGAGAAGAAGGGAGCGATGGAGAGGTTCAGATTTGGGAATTTGCATAAACCCAGGCAGATCAGTGAAatggattcggtttggtttgttttgaacCGATTGGGTGGGTTGGTTTGGGGGTTAAGATGGTT is drawn from Telopea speciosissima isolate NSW1024214 ecotype Mountain lineage chromosome 1, Tspe_v1, whole genome shotgun sequence and contains these coding sequences:
- the LOC122648735 gene encoding 3-oxo-Delta(4,5)-steroid 5-beta-reductase-like, with amino-acid sequence MFRNVLRAVIPNAPNLQHICLQTCAKYYLGSFEDLISGTAHPHDPPFDDDLPRLPTPNFYYTLEDILLEEVEKKDSFTWFVLRPSCIFGFSAFSLMNIIGTLCVNAAICKHEGKPLRFPGTQSTWDLYSEASDADLIAEHHKRERWRGIVGREEGSDGEVQIWEFA